Proteins from a single region of Anolis carolinensis isolate JA03-04 unplaced genomic scaffold, rAnoCar3.1.pri scaffold_36, whole genome shotgun sequence:
- the cd79a gene encoding B-cell antigen receptor complex-associated protein alpha chain, giving the protein MEGKVAHLLLLFGLFPGSLDGQWATDAYEVIPSMEQVKWPSGGVKWPSNASEAAVINATLPANPVAQGLSQNTVSVGPVPASRVVPEGHSTFLECRFEPPEANVTWVRSCSPNCSRSSVAADGAWNREVSVDRGAGLSRLSFRPARRNDSGMYYCFVEAPRGRGHSCGTYLWVRRLRPAAFLNMSESVKNRIITAEAFLLLVSAIGPGLFLLFRKRWENERLSQAKKTPYEEENLYEGLNLDDCSMYEDISRGLQATYQDIGNVKVIDLQLEKPEKP; this is encoded by the exons GCAGTCTTGACGGCCAATGGGCCACTGACGCATACGAAGTCATCCCATCAATGGagcaggtgaagtggccctccggtggggtgaagtggccctccaaTGCTTCAGAGGCCGCCGTCATCAATGCCACACTTCCGGCCAATCCGGTGGCGCAGGGCCTCTCCCAGAACACCGTCTCTGTGGGGCCCGTCCCGGCCTCCCGCGTCGTGCCGGAGGGCCACTCCACCTTCCTGGAGTGCCGCTTTGAGCCGCCCGAAGCCAACGTCACCTGGGTGCGCTCCTGCTCCCCCAACTGCAGCCGAAGTTCTGTCGCGGCTGACGGCGCTTGGAACCGAGAAGTGTCCGTGGACCGTGGAGCGGGGCtgtcgcggctgtccttccgcccGGCGCGCCGGAACGACTCCGGGATGTACTACTGCTTCGTGGAAGCGCCACGTGGCCGGGGACACTCTTGCGGGACGTACCTCTGGGTCCGGA GGCTCCGTCCGGCCGCCTTCCTGAACATGAGCGAATCGGTCAAGAACAGGATCATCACGGCCGAAGCCTTTCTCCTCCTGGTCAGCGCCATCGGGCCCGGGCTTTTCCTCCTTTTTAGG AAGAGATGGGAAAACGAGCGCCTCTCACAAGCTAAGAAGACACCCTACGAAGAGGAGAACCTCTATGAA GGGCTGAACCTGGACGACTGCTCCATGTATGAGGACATCTCCCGGGGTCTCCAGGCCACCTACCAGGACATCGGCAACGTCAAGGTGATCGACCTCCAGCTGGAGAAACCCGAGAAACCCTGA
- the prr19 gene encoding proline-rich protein 19, which translates to MNPSRQRERRSFASGRGAGDVPPLRPTSFQPQRGPSPLPPTRVKRRRSRRERNGARFGRGTPDADAEPVSSSSKGLPKKVAPRPPFWGSQLRPGAHSTPIGGAKAVVITQHRLTHRPQHWGIFNREVKSADIERLLSPRTGPEVAVEVTPECGDKETVQEEEEGGEVQLHHSCKPNPLAAEDATEAAPQLSVTPAALEVSPQDMEVKTVGEKKNVPPVAGGIEPTKGQSLAKELAQDLQRLLDLQALFPGRSVVSEAQQAVARALREQRKAWPDMDALDSLRRTLVSRGGSSGEALRTGLRSPSSRDRGPWPGSRPGHCGSGDSEEPGLPLRKRRGQEETFLAGFPPSPSQSAARMAAEGPDQREQGLDSFLGADASFPSDAVNPLLLPRSASPQRANPFRIPLVSDEPREAGLPLSQGSSEAFWGHRGLSERLEAAASPRKAISRWRCLPFAARHSLDLSHLDANGSDPFLSTEPPGEERNPDVMWFCGTEPAPSHGSRLPDLGSRNPDSQTSFDVLKSIWSPETAAEGPTPPRRSLLGRRFPSSQEWQPKEFLQLYSLVPEPNGTAFLSRPNPQPEATGNDFFLALAKPRTHSAEPTWGLAPPTEGGHGDDLERLLRRQGSRQHLQACQRLPMSCFPPSEALEEGRADPSSSFQGHLLDQASPEPWAFPRMKLY; encoded by the exons ATGAACCCCAGCAGACAAAGGGAGCGGAGGTCCTTTGCCAGCGGACGTGGTGCCGGCGACGTCCCCCCACTCCGGCCCACTTCCTTCCAGCCTCAGAGAGGTCCCTCACCCCTGCCCCCCACCCGGGTCAAGCGCCGGCGGTCCAGGCGGGAACGGAATGGGGCCCGGTTCGGCCGCGGCACTCCGGACGCGGACGCGGAGCCGgtgtccagcagcagcaagggtctCCCAAAGAAGGTGGCCCCACGCCCCCCTTTCTGgggctcccagctgagacccggTGCCCATTCGACCCCGATCGGCGGGGCCAAGGCGGTGGTCATCACCCAGCACCGCCTCACCCACCGCCCCCAGCACTGGGGCATCTTCAACCGGGAGGTCAAGTCGGCCGATATCGAGAGACTCTTGAGCCCCCGGACGGGGCCGGAGGTGGCCGTAGAGGTGACCCCCGAATGCGGGGATAAGGAGACGGtgcaagaagaagaggaaggaggagaggtcCAGCTCCATCACTCCTGCAAACCCAATCCTTTGGCCGCGGAAGATGCTACAGAAGCAGCACCACAGCTGTCGGTCACTCCCGCAGCTTTGGAAGTCAGTCCCCAGGACATGGAGGTCAAAACCGTGGGCGAGAAGAAGAACGTCCCTCCTGTGGCTGGAGGCATTGAGCCAACCAAAGGCCAGTCCTTGGCCAAAGAGCTGGCCCAAGACCTGCAGCGGCTCCTGGACCTCCAGGCCCTGTTCCCCGGGCGCAGCGTGGTCAGCGAGGCCCAGCAGGCAGTGGCCAGAGCCCTGCGGGAGCAGAGGAAGGCCTGGCCGGACATGGACGCCTTGGACTCTCTCAGGAGGACGCTGGTCAGCAgaggaggcagcagcggagagGCCCTCCGGACAG gCCTCAGGAGCCCTTCTAGCAGGGACCGGGGGCCGTGGCCCGGATCGAGACCCGGCCATTGCGGCAGCGGAGACTCCGAGGAGCCAggccttcctctgaggaagaggagggggcaggAGGAGACCTTCTTGGCCGGATTCCCTCCCAGTCCGTCGCAAAGTGCGGCCAGAATG GCGGCGGAGGGGCCGGACCAGAGAGAGCAAGGCCTTGACTCCTTCCTCGGGGCAGACGCCAGCTTCCCTTCAGATGCAGTGAATCCCCTCCTTCTCCCTCGCTCTGCGTCTCCTCAACGGGCGAATCCCTTCAGAATCCCCTTGGTCTCTGACGAACCACGCGAGGCTGGACTCCCGCTCTCGCAAGGGTCATCGGAGGCTTTCTGGGGTCACAGAGGCCTCTCGGAGAGGCTCGAAGCGGCCGCCTCGCCCAGGAAAGCCATCTCCCGTTGGCGATGCTTGCCTTTCGCTGCCCGTCACTCCCTGGATTTATCGCATCTCGACGCGAACGGCTCCGACCCTTTCCTCTCGACGGAGCCGCCGGGCGAGGAACGGAACCCGGACGTTATGTGGTTCTGTGGGACAGAACCCGCCCCGTCCCATGGTTCGCGCCTGCCGGATTTGGGGTCCCGGAACCCGGACTCCCAGACCTCCTTTGACGTCCTGAAGAGCATCTGGAGCCCCGAAACGGCCGCGGAAGGGCCGACCCCGCCCCGCAGGTCCCTCCTGGGTCGCCGGTTTCCGTCCTCCCAAGAATGGCAGCCCAAGGAGTTCCTCCAGCTCTACAGCCTCGTCCCGGAGCCAAACGGCACCGCCTTCTTGTCCCGGCCGAACCCCCAGCCGGAAGCAACGGGGAACGACTTCTTTCTTGCCCTCGCAAAGCCCCGAACACACTCCGCGGAGCCAACTTGGGGCCTGGCGCCACCCACGGAGGGAGGCCACGGGGACGACCTGGAGAGGCTGCTCCGGCGCCAGGGGTCCCGGCAGCACCTGCAGGCCTGCCAGCGGCTCCCCATGTCCTGCTTCCCCCCTTCAGAGGCCCTGGAAGAGGGCCGGGCCGACCCCAGCAGCTCCTTCCAAGGGCATCTGCTGGACCAGGCCAGCCCCGAACCCTGGGCCTTTCCCCGGATGAAGCTGTACTGA